GGATGCGGCGTGACCTCCTGCCGATCCGCCCTGACGATGACGCCACCGTGGAACTGCGGCTGCTGACCGATCGCCGCGTCGACCTGGTCGCCGAACGCACCCGCACCATTAACAGGCTCAGGTCACTGCTTACCAGCATGTTCCCAGCCCTGGAACGGGCTCTCGACCTGGGGACCAGCGGAGCGCTGATGCTCCTGACGGGCTACCAGACCCCGGCCGCGATCCGGCGCACCGGCCAGCGCCGGCTGACCACCTGGCTGCGCAACCGCAAGGTCCGCGGATCCGAAGCACTTGCGACGAAGGCTGTGGAGGCCGCCGAGCGGCAGCACACCGCCGTCGCGGGTGAAACGGCCATTGCGAAGATGGTGCTCACCTTCACGAAGGAGGTGATGGCCCTCAGCGAGAAGATCTCTGAGACGGACAAGCTCATTGAGGGCCGGTTTCGCGAGCACGAACTCGCCGAGGTGATCCAGTCCCTGCCCGGCATCGGCACGGTGCTCGGCGCCGAGTTCCTCGTCGCCGTCGGCGGCAGCCTGGATGCGTTCGCCAGTCCTGATCGCCTCGCTGCCTTCGCGGGAGTGACCCCTGCACCGCGCGACTCGGGCAAGATCAGCGGGAATCTCCACCGTCCTCAGCGCTACCACCGACGCCTCCAACGGGTCTTCTACACGTCGGCGTTGGTGAGCGTCCAGTTCGACCCCAACTCGCGCCAGTTCTACGACCGCAAGCGCGCCGAAGGCAAACGGCACACCCAGGCCGTGCTCGCCCTCGCCCGCCGGCGCGTCAACGTTCTGTGGGCCTTGATCCGTGACCGACGGTGCTATCAAGTCGCACTACCTGTCGCTGCGACGGCTTGACTTCAGCATTGGGAAGCACCAGCCGCTCAACGATCCCCACACCGAGACCCTACCGAACACACCAAATGAGATGGCTTCTTAGGGCCTGTCTGATAGGTCGGTAACGAGATGGGTTGCCGATCGTTCGGTGCCGTGTGGGGCGGGGTGATCTGACCGATGCTGAATGGGCTGGCCTGGAGCCGCACTTGCCGAAGAACGCTGGTCGAGGCGGACGGTGGAAGGACCAGCGGAAGGTCATCAATGGGATCTTGTTCCGCATACGGACCGGCATCCCCTGGCGGGACCTTCCAAAGAGGTTCGGCAGCTGGCAGACCTGTTACGACCGACATCGCCGCTGGTCAGCGGACGGCACATGGGAGAGGATCTTCCGGAGCATCCAGGCCGACGCCGACGCGGGAGGCCGCATCGACTGGTCCATGGTGAGTGTGGACTCCACCGTGTGCCGTGCTCACCAGCACGCGGCCGGCGCACGCAAGCAGGCGCCACGAAAGGCCGGCAAGGGCATCCGGACAGCCCAGCACCGTCCAGACGAAGCCCTCGGCCGTTCGCGAGGCGGGCTGACGACGAAAATCCATCTGGCCGGTGAGGGCGGGCTGCGGCCATTGGCCCTGCTTGTCACGCCAGGGCAGTGGGGCGATTGCCCACAGATGATCCCGGTCCTGGGTCACGTCCGCGGGAGTGGTGTATCAACGGCCACTCGGTGATCTCGTTTTGAGGCTATGCGGTGAGTTCGGTCGGGAGGACGGTGTCGTCGATTTCTGACTCGATCGGGTGGAGGCGGGCCTTGGCGAGCAGGTCGAGGCCCATGTAGCGGCGGGCCTCGGTCCACTCGTCGTTCTGCTCGGCCAGGACCGCGCCGACCAGGCGGATCAGGGCGGTGCGGTCGGGGAAGATGCCGACCACGTCGGTGCGGCGGCGGATCTCCTTGTTCAGCCGTTCCTGCGGGTTGTTCGACCAGATCTGCCGCCAGATCTCGCGCGGGAACGCGGTGAACGCCAGGACATCGCCCTGAGCGGCGTCCAAGTGCGCTGCGGCCTTGGGGAACTTGGCTTCCAGGGCGTCGAGGACGTGCCGCATCTGGGCCTGGACGGCGTCGGTGTCGGGCTGTTCGAAAACGGTCCGCAGCAATGTTGCGACCCATGGCTGGGCCGACTTGGGCACCTGGCTCAGCAGTGCGCGGGCGTAGTGAGTACGACATCGCTGCCAGCTCGCGCCGGGCAGGGTGGCGCCGATCGCGTTGACCAGGCCCATGTGCGCGTCGGAGATGACCAGCTGGACGCCGGACAAGCCGCGGGCGATCAGCGAGCGCAGGAAGGCCAGCCAGCCGGCGCCGTCCTCGGCTGTGGCCACGTCCAGGCCGAGGATCTCGCGGTGCCCGTCGGCGTTGACGCCGACTGCGATCAGCGCGTGGACGTTGATGATCCGGCCGCCTTCGCGGACCTTCTGCGTCAGCGCGTCGACCCATACGAACGCGTAGGGTCCGGCATCCAGGGGACGGTTACGGAAGGCTGTGACTTGTTCGTCCAGGTGCTTGGCCATCGCGCTGACCTGGGACTTCGACAGCTGGGTGACGCCCAGGGACTCGGCGAGCTTCTCGACTCGGCGGGTGGAGACGCCCAGCAGGTAGGCGGTGGCGACCACGCTGATGAGGGCCTGCTCGGCCCGCCGCCTGCGTTCCAGCAGCCAGTGCGGGAAGTAACTCCCGGACCTGAGCTTGGGGATGGCGAGCTCGACGGTGCCCGCCCGGGTGTCCCACTCACGCGGGCGGTATCCGTTGCGGTGGTTGACTCTCTCGTCGCTGACCTGGCCGTATTCGGCGTTGCAGAGGGCGTCCGCCTCCGCGGACATGAGTGCGTCGGCGAACGTCTTGACCATCGCGCGCAGCAGATCGGGACTCGCCGCGGCGAGATTGTCTTCCGTGAGGGCGTGCAGGGGCAGACTGTCGGGTGCGGTCATCGTGCTGATCTCCTTCGGGCTTCGACACCTCGAAGATCAGCCGGTGGCCGTTCATCTATGCGGGCCTCATCCTGATGCCGGAGCAAACCCCCGGATCAGGTCGAACCCGTACACCACTTCCCTGGACGCAACCCGGTCCTGGAACGCATTCGCGTGCCCCGGCCGGCCGGCGGCCATCCCCGCACCCGGCCCGATCACCTCAGCGGCGACAAAGCCTACTCATCACGCCGCAACCGCCGGTACCTGCGGCGCCGACAGATCAAGCACACCATCCCTGAGCCGAGGAATCAGCAGGCCAATCGCTTGCACCGTGGCAGCCGAGGCGGCCGGCCCACCAGCTTCGAGAAGGCCCGCTACGTTCGCAGGAACGAAGTGGAGCGGCTGATCGGAAAGTTGAAGATCAACCGGGCGGCACCGCCCCGGTCACGGGGCGATGATTACCTCGAAGGCTTCGCTGTCGATGATGCGGTCGGACTGTATCGCCCGCCCGTACTCCAGACCCGCGTCACCGTTGTCCTTGTTGTCGACATGGGCCCGGATGCAGGGCGCGTTGTAGGGCGGGGTGGGCTGGGCGGCCCGGTCGACGGTGACGTTCGCGATGTCCCACACGCCGCCGACCGCACGCGGGGTGATGTCTACGCACTGGTTCCCGTCCTTGCCGCCCTGCCAGGACCCGGCGAAGGGGTACTCGTCACAGGAGTCGTTGGGGACACCGGTGGCGCCTCCCACGAACTTGTTCGGCCCGCCAATGCCACAGGTCTTGTCACGCCGTTTGTCGTTCTTCGGGTCGAGAGGGTCGGTGAACCGGTTCAGCGGGTGGTCGTGGTCGCCGTACTTGCCGGTCAGGTTCTTCTGCGCCCACTCGTAGGCGATGGCCGCCCCCCGGTACCGGGCCTTGCTGAACGTCACGTTGGCCAGGTGGCCCGGGACGATGCAGCCGGGCCAGCTGCCCGAGTCATCGTCACAGCGAACCTCGATGCCGTTCCACTCCGGGCGGATGTGCGTGGGCGGCCCCGACCCGTTGAGGATGGCCCCCTCCACGCGGTAGGTCGGCAGGATCGTCGTGTTGAAGCCCTTGCCCACGGACGAGCTGTAGCTCAGGGTGCCGTCCTTGCCCTCGTGGAGGCGGCGGAAGCGGACGGCCGCGCCGTCCCAGGCCGACGACCCGGACGTGCACTGGCCACTGCAGGTCGAGCTCAGGGCCATCGTGACGGGGGGCATTTTCTCCGTCATCTCGACGACCTCGGTGATGATGTCCTCCGACCACGCCGCCTGAGGCTGGGAGTCCATGGACGCCGCCGCCGCGACGAACACCGTGGCGTGGTCGGCTACGCTCCCGTCCTTGCCGAGGGCCTCATAGATGACCCAGTGGCGTACGCAGTAGGCCTTGCGGCTGGACTGGCGGGGATCGGCCCCGGTGCACATCCCCAGCCCGGGATTCGGCTTGGGATCGGCGGCCTGGGCGCGGGCCGCTGGTGCGAGGGCGGCGGAGGTGGGGGCGGCGGCGCCTGCGGGGGCGGTGTCGATGGTCCTCACGCACGTCCAGGCCGTGCCCTGGCGCTGGAGCGGGGTACCGGGTGCGGTGGCCACGCACGTTCCGTGACCGGGCGGGGCCGCGCTGGCGGGCGGCGCGGCGGTAGCGGGGGCGGTGCCTGCGGCGCACAGGGATGCGGTGAAGACCAGTGCGGCTATCGCCGACAAGCCGCGTCTGAGGTGTTTCAAAAGGTGATCCCTTCCGTCGGTGGCCCCGTGGCGGGCACACCGAAGGTATGGAACCTGGCAACTCCCGTTCATGCCAACCGAGAACGCGACAGTTCTTGATCGCATTTGGCCAGTTGTGGTATAGGCCTGCCGCCCTCGGTGGCGCTAGTTTCCCTCACACTCGCCTCACAGACCACACACAGGGGGAAGCAACGATGCGCCGCACAAGAAACCGCCTGGGCAGAGGGCTCGGAGCGCTCATAGCCACCGCGACGGCCGCCGTGGGCCTGGCCGCCACCCCGGCCGCCGCCACCCCGGCCGCCTCCGGGCAGACGATCCAGCCCGGCCAGACCTGCACCGCAGCCGATCTCGGTACCCGCCACCCGGTCATCAAGTCCACCGAAGTGTCCCCGGCCATCACCCACTTCAAGGGCTGGTACGTCACCCAGGGCTCAACCGGTACCCAGACCGTCTCCACCAACGTCCAGGAAACCATTTCGGTCTCCGTGGGCGTCAACGGCAGCGTTCAGGGCAGCTTCGCCGTCGAGGCCCTCGGCACCGTCGGCGCGAGCCTCGGCCTGAACGTCCAGGTCAACTACACCACCACCAGCAGCACCAACAAGTCCATCACCTGGGACTTCTACCAGCCCGGCTACTACGGGCTCTACGAGGGCACCAAGAAGGTCACCGGCACCTACGGCAGCCTCAACTGCAACCGCACCCAACAGGGCGACGGCAGCTGGGCGTTGAAGTGGACCGAGGGCCCCGACACCGGCAGCTACACCACCTTCACCACCCTCGAAGAAGGCGCGGTGCGCTGCGAGGACAAGGTCCCCGCCAACAGCATCATGCGCAAGGCACAGGGCCTCCTCGACTGCGGCTCCCCCGCCGCCACCGCGAAGCACCCGGCTGGGCCGGTCCCCTCGGCGAAGGCCGAGGCCGCCAAGGCCGGGCACGAAGCAGCCGCCAAGGCTGAGAAGAGCGTGAAGGCCACCGGGAGCCCGGCCCCCAACACGCGGGCCGCCCTGGACTGCCAACCCGCCGTCTACAGGATCGACGTCCCCGGCAAGCCCCTGAACTGGAGCGCACCGCTCCTGGCCAACGACGGCATCCGCCTGCGCGAATCCAACTTCTTCAGCGCCCACCTGGACAACTGGCGCCTGTGCAACGTCACGGAGAACAACGGAGTCATCGAGGCGTCCCTGTGGAACTGGGGCAACGGTGGATGCGCGACCATCCCGGCGAACATCGCCAACCAGGAGCAGGCCTACCTGACGACGGCCACCTGCGGGGAGGACGACCTCCAGCGGTTCTACATCTACCGCGACGTACCCGGCAGCTCGAAGATCGGTCTACAGAACAAGTACACCGGCTCCATGATGGGCCACGACCGGTACGCGGACGGGGAGTTGATCCGCCAGTACTCCAGCGGCCGGCCGGACGGTACGGGTACGTACACCCTGACCGCAGTCTGACGGCCCCCACTCCGTGAGCGCGGCCCCGCACGTGACCTGTGGGGCTCGGATATTCATCGCTGCTGGTCAAAGCGCCACGCCCCGGGGTGTTGGTCTGCGACCATGTTCAAGTGATCGTGTCGCTCGTGTACCAGGTCACTCGGCATCTTCTGTCTGTTCCGGCGGTGCTGCTGCGGCGCCAGACCGCGAAGGAGGCGGAACTGCTGGTCCTGCGGCACGAGAACGCCGTGCTACGACGCCAGCTGCAAAGACCAATACGGTACGAGTCTGCGGACCGCCTCTGGTTCGTGGCCCTGTCCTCGCTGATCTCGCGCCGCCGCTGGGCCGAGGTCTTCCCGGTCACGCCCAGCACGCTTCTGGCCTGGCACCGCAAGCTCATCGCCCGCCGCTGGGACTACTCCGGGGGACGCCATGGGCCGGGACGGCCGCCCACCCATGCGGCCCTCAAGAATCTCGTGCTGCGCCTCGCCCGGGACAACAGCCGCTGGGGACACCGCAGGATCCAGGGCGAACTGGTTCGGCTCGGACACCCGATCGCCGCCTCGACCGTCTGGGAGATCCTGCACGCGGCCGGCATCGATCCGGCCCCGCGCCGCACTGGCCCCACCTGGCGCGAGTTCCTCTCCGCCCAGGCAGCCGGTGTGATGGCCTGCGACTTCCTCCACATTGACACCATCGGCCTGCGACGGCTGTACGCCCTGGTCTTCCTCGAACACCACACTCGGCGCCTGCACATCGCCGGCGTCACTGCACACCCGAACGCTGCCTGGGTCACCCAGCAAGCCCGCACCTGGCCGCCGAACTCGGCGGGAGCATGGACCCGCTGCGCTTCTTGATCCGAGACCGCGACAGCAAGTACACCGAGGCCTTCGACGCGGTGTTTCACGCCGAGGATATCGAGATCATCAAGACACCGGTCCGCGCGCCGAGGGCCAACGCCCACTGCGAGCGAGTGATCGGCACCCTCCGCCGAGAAGTCCTCGATCACGTGCTGATCCTGGGCGAAGGTCACGCGCGCCAGGTTCTTGCCGAGTACGAGAGGCACTACAACGTGCATCGCCCCCACCGGGCGCGAAGCCAGTTGTCTCCCGAAGCCCACGAACAACCGCCGCAGGTCCGTGCCCCGGCCGACCGCAGAGTCCTGCGCACCCGCATCCTCGGCGGCGTGATCAACGAGTACAGGTACGCCGCTTGACCAGCAGCGATGATTACTCGAGCTCCACACGTTTGTTCAGTTGGTTCCCGAAGCCGGAGGGAGACGGCGCTGCGCGATGTGTCATCCACGCTCGCCTGCTGTCGTGCCTGCGATCTGACGCCTTCTTACGCCACCCGCTGCTTCGTGGTGGGAGCTAGCGTTCGAATCGTCGTGGTGCGGGTTGCCGCTCGGCGTCGCGGATGGCGCGGGCGGCGTTGATGAGCCCGATATGGCTGAAGGCTTGCGGGAAGTTGCCGAGGGCCTCTCCCGTGGCGGGGTCGGTCTCCTCGGCCATCAGGCCGACGTCGTTGGCGTGCGCGACGGCGGTTTGGAACACCTGCCGTGCGCGGGTGGTGTGTCCCGTCAGTGCGAGGGCCTGGGCGAGCCAGAAGGTGCACAGCAGGAAGGCTCCCTCTCCTCCTTCGATCTCGTCGCCGAGGTAGCGGCGGATCAGACCGTTGCGGTCGGTGAGGTGGGTGGCGATCGCCAGCACCGTGGACTGGATGCGGGGGTCGTGCGGGGGAAGGAAGCCGACGATGGGCAGCATCAGCGCAGAGGCGTCCAGGTCGTCGCTGTCGAACGCCTGGGTGAAGGCGCCCAGGCGGGGGTTCCATCCGCGCTGTTCGACGGCTTGGCGGATCTGGTCCCGCTCGTGCCGCCAGTGGGGTACGCGTTCGTCGGCCTGAAGGGTGGGGGCCATCGCGATGGCCCGGTCCAAGGCGACCCAGCACATCAGTTTCGAGTGCAGGAAGTGTCTGCCCGACCCGCGTGTCTCCCAGATCCCCTGATCGGGTTCGGCCCAGCGACGGGTGGCCGTTTCGGCCGCTTGGAGCAGGAATGCGCGGGTGGGCGGGTCCAGGCGCTCGTTGGGCGGGAAGGTCTGGTAGGCGGCGTCGAGGAGTTCGCCGTAGACGTCGAGCTGGCGTTGGCGCCATGCTTCGTTGCCGCTGCGCACGGGGGTGCTGTCGCGCCAGCCGGCGAGGTGGGGCAGGATCCGCTCACTCAGGTCACGTTCGCCACCGATGCCGTACATGATCTGCAGGTCCACGCCGCGGTGGAGCTGGGTTACCGCGGCTCGGGCGAGGAAGCCGAAGAACTTGTCCTTCTCCTTCTCGCAGGCGGCGGTGGCCAGCGCCTGCAGAGTGAAGCTGGCGTCGCGGACCCAGGTGTAGCGGTAGTCCCAGTTGCGCGTGCCGCCCACACACTCGGGCAGAGAGGTGGTGGCCGCGGCGACAATTGCCCCCGTGGGCGCGAAGGTCAGTGCCCGCAGCACGCGTCCGCTGTGGCCCACCTCGTGCTGCCAGGGGCCGACGTAGCCGCGGTGCAGCCGCGACCATGAGCGCCAGCCTTCGACGGTGTCGTTCAAGCGCCGCCGGATACGCCCCGCTCGCCAGCGCATCGGCTCGGTTCCCCATGCCGGCCCGACCTGCAGTGCGAAGCCGAGGCGGTCCGACGCCCGGAGAGTGATCTGACCGTGCGCGGTGGAACCGCTCACCGTCAGGTCGATAGGGGTCGACAGCAACAGGACGTGGGCGCCTCCATACGCGGCGAGCCCGCCCCGCACAGGTGCGAGGAGGGGGTGGACGAGTCCGAACTCCGGGCGTGGCGCATAGGTGATCTCGACGGGCACTTGTCCTTCGGTGCAGGTGATCTGTCTCAGAAGCATTCCGGGAGACGCGGTGCCCAGGGCGTGTCCGCGCTCTCGGCGTCCCAGGGCGAGTGCGTCGCGTAGGACGGCCGTTCCACCGGTGGTACGGAAGGTCGTCTCCAGTACGAGGGTCTCCTCGAGGTAGCGGCGGCTGACGTCGGCGGGGCCGGTGGGGCGGATGGCCCAGTGGCCGGCGTCCTCGTCGAGGAGTCGGGCGAAGAGCGCCGGGCTGTCGAAGCGGGGAAGGCACAGCCAGTCCACTGAGCCGTCGGAGGTGACGAGGGCGGCCGAGCGGCAGTCGGACAGCAGTGCATGGTCACCGATCGGTCGCCCGCTCATCGGCGGCAGTCCGTCCGCCTCCGGCCCGCTGACGCGGCCTGGTCCGGACGGACTGAGCGGCCGCTCGCACCGTAGAACGCTTCAGGCACCGGTGGGTCGTCCATCGCAGCCTCCCTGAGCGGCGGGATTCATCTCACTCAAACAGCACCACCGGCGGATCGCACCTCCTGGCCGTCGGCGGTTGCCTTGACGGGGCGGCATTCTGGCGCGTCTGACCCGCTCGACTTGTCGCTCGCACAGCTCCGTCTCCTCACCACGGCTGCGCCCGGGGCGCGTGAGGTGCGACGGCTGAGGGGTGTGAGTCGTGACGACCGAGGGAGACAAAGCACCGTCGGCCACTGATCCACTGGTCGGTGACGCTGAGCCCGAGGCTTTCGGCGACCCGGTGGACGGCCGGCGTCCCAAGGCGCGCCCAGAGGAAGGCTGGGCCGCGGTTGCCGTGGGTGTCCTCCACCCAAGCGGTGCAGCCCTCTTCGACATCATGCTGGTCGACTTCGACGAGCATGAATCCCGTCGGGGCGATGAGTTGGGTACAGCGGCGGAGCAGGGCATGCGGGTCGCCGCCGATGCCGATGTTCCCGTCGACGAGCAGCAGGGTCTGCCAGCTTCCCTCAGCCGGCAGCGGGTCGAACACCGACCGGCACAGTGCGGCCCCGCCGCGGGTCTCCGTTCGGGCGACCGCGTGGGGAGCGACGTCGATACCAAGGGCGCAGACGCCCCGGTCCTGGAGCGCCCTGCACAGGCGGCCCGGTCCGCAGCCGATGTCGAGTACGGGGCCCCTGCAGCGCTCCAGCAGCGTCTCGTCGGCCCCGGTGGGCCGCGCGCCCCAGCGGCGTACCGGCAGTCGGGTCCGGCGCCCGTCGGCGAACCTCAGGTACACCGGCCCGCGGCCGGTTTGCAGGGCCAGTGCGTAGGGGTCCTCGTGTGCGGCGGGCGACCTGTTCTCCTC
Above is a genomic segment from Streptomyces fodineus containing:
- a CDS encoding IS110 family transposase, giving the protein MSRIWAGTDCGKTHHHCLVLDSEGDTLLSRRVANDEPELLKLLGDVLDLADGRAVTWALDMTGGEPALLIALLVNHGQELVYIPGIAVNRASDSYRGQGKTDARDARVIADQARMRRDLLPIRPDDDATVELRLLTDRRVDLVAERTRTINRLRSLLTSMFPALERALDLGTSGALMLLTGYQTPAAIRRTGQRRLTTWLRNRKVRGSEALATKAVEAAERQHTAVAGETAIAKMVLTFTKEVMALSEKISETDKLIEGRFREHELAEVIQSLPGIGTVLGAEFLVAVGGSLDAFASPDRLAAFAGVTPAPRDSGKISGNLHRPQRYHRRLQRVFYTSALVSVQFDPNSRQFYDRKRAEGKRHTQAVLALARRRVNVLWALIRDRRCYQVALPVAATA
- a CDS encoding IS256 family transposase — its product is MTAPDSLPLHALTEDNLAAASPDLLRAMVKTFADALMSAEADALCNAEYGQVSDERVNHRNGYRPREWDTRAGTVELAIPKLRSGSYFPHWLLERRRRAEQALISVVATAYLLGVSTRRVEKLAESLGVTQLSKSQVSAMAKHLDEQVTAFRNRPLDAGPYAFVWVDALTQKVREGGRIINVHALIAVGVNADGHREILGLDVATAEDGAGWLAFLRSLIARGLSGVQLVISDAHMGLVNAIGATLPGASWQRCRTHYARALLSQVPKSAQPWVATLLRTVFEQPDTDAVQAQMRHVLDALEAKFPKAAAHLDAAQGDVLAFTAFPREIWRQIWSNNPQERLNKEIRRRTDVVGIFPDRTALIRLVGAVLAEQNDEWTEARRYMGLDLLAKARLHPIESEIDDTVLPTELTA
- a CDS encoding NucA/NucB deoxyribonuclease domain-containing protein; protein product: MATAPGTPLQRQGTAWTCVRTIDTAPAGAAAPTSAALAPAARAQAADPKPNPGLGMCTGADPRQSSRKAYCVRHWVIYEALGKDGSVADHATVFVAAAASMDSQPQAAWSEDIITEVVEMTEKMPPVTMALSSTCSGQCTSGSSAWDGAAVRFRRLHEGKDGTLSYSSSVGKGFNTTILPTYRVEGAILNGSGPPTHIRPEWNGIEVRCDDDSGSWPGCIVPGHLANVTFSKARYRGAAIAYEWAQKNLTGKYGDHDHPLNRFTDPLDPKNDKRRDKTCGIGGPNKFVGGATGVPNDSCDEYPFAGSWQGGKDGNQCVDITPRAVGGVWDIANVTVDRAAQPTPPYNAPCIRAHVDNKDNGDAGLEYGRAIQSDRIIDSEAFEVIIAP
- a CDS encoding glycoside hydrolase family 15 protein, which encodes MSGRPIGDHALLSDCRSAALVTSDGSVDWLCLPRFDSPALFARLLDEDAGHWAIRPTGPADVSRRYLEETLVLETTFRTTGGTAVLRDALALGRRERGHALGTASPGMLLRQITCTEGQVPVEITYAPRPEFGLVHPLLAPVRGGLAAYGGAHVLLLSTPIDLTVSGSTAHGQITLRASDRLGFALQVGPAWGTEPMRWRAGRIRRRLNDTVEGWRSWSRLHRGYVGPWQHEVGHSGRVLRALTFAPTGAIVAAATTSLPECVGGTRNWDYRYTWVRDASFTLQALATAACEKEKDKFFGFLARAAVTQLHRGVDLQIMYGIGGERDLSERILPHLAGWRDSTPVRSGNEAWRQRQLDVYGELLDAAYQTFPPNERLDPPTRAFLLQAAETATRRWAEPDQGIWETRGSGRHFLHSKLMCWVALDRAIAMAPTLQADERVPHWRHERDQIRQAVEQRGWNPRLGAFTQAFDSDDLDASALMLPIVGFLPPHDPRIQSTVLAIATHLTDRNGLIRRYLGDEIEGGEGAFLLCTFWLAQALALTGHTTRARQVFQTAVAHANDVGLMAEETDPATGEALGNFPQAFSHIGLINAARAIRDAERQPAPRRFER
- a CDS encoding class I SAM-dependent methyltransferase, whose translation is MTPEENRSPAAHEDPYALALQTGRGPVYLRFADGRRTRLPVRRWGARPTGADETLLERCRGPVLDIGCGPGRLCRALQDRGVCALGIDVAPHAVARTETRGGAALCRSVFDPLPAEGSWQTLLLVDGNIGIGGDPHALLRRCTQLIAPTGFMLVEVDQHDVEEGCTAWVEDTHGNRGPAFLWARLGTPAVHRVAESLGLSVTDQWISGRRCFVSLGRHDSHPSAVAPHAPRAQPW